From Streptomyces sp. NBC_00775, one genomic window encodes:
- a CDS encoding acyltransferase family protein, with product MGSSAHELAEATPASRDKYIDLLRVASLGTVVLGHWLMAAVTVGDDGRAEVGNLLAVEPGLQLLTWVLQIMPVFFFVGGFSHALSYRSLRRRSEGSPVYSVFLRARLQRLLRPTVVFIGVWGAGALALQLAGEGGGLLDVSLRLVAQPLWFIGIYLAMVAFTPPLLRLHERYGWGAFGGLVAAAASVDVLRFAFGVPYVEFLNFAFVWLAVHQLGFLRADGRLGRPYVLAGAGLAGAALLVAYGPYPLSMVGMPGEKISNMAPPTFALLCHGLWLVGAVELLREPAGRWLRRPRVWRTVVAANGVSMTAFLWHLTAMLGVYGVLLAAGARLPEPATGGWWAQVPLRIAAAMVVTGVLVAVFRRFERPSARGKVKVSPEVSTEVSPEVSPDVSSGGAGPAAAGPVAAAGVALCLFGVLGLSMVGFGGLLEGRTAMLIAVRVTAPVAVAMTLVGWLLVERAGRGRPALHKYATQV from the coding sequence ATGGGATCAAGCGCTCATGAGCTCGCCGAGGCCACACCCGCCTCGCGCGACAAGTACATCGACCTGCTGCGGGTCGCCTCGCTCGGCACGGTGGTGCTCGGGCACTGGCTGATGGCCGCCGTGACCGTCGGGGACGACGGGCGGGCCGAGGTCGGCAATCTGCTCGCGGTGGAGCCGGGGCTCCAACTGCTCACCTGGGTGCTGCAGATCATGCCGGTGTTCTTCTTCGTGGGCGGCTTCTCGCACGCGCTGTCGTACCGCTCGCTGCGGAGGCGGTCGGAGGGTTCCCCGGTCTACTCCGTGTTCCTGCGCGCCCGGTTGCAGCGGCTGCTGCGGCCGACCGTCGTGTTCATCGGGGTGTGGGGCGCGGGCGCTCTCGCGCTGCAACTCGCGGGTGAGGGCGGCGGATTGCTGGACGTGTCGCTTCGCCTGGTGGCGCAGCCGTTGTGGTTCATAGGGATCTATCTGGCGATGGTGGCCTTCACGCCGCCGTTGCTGCGGCTGCACGAGCGGTACGGCTGGGGCGCGTTCGGCGGGCTGGTGGCGGCGGCCGCGTCCGTGGACGTGCTCCGGTTCGCGTTCGGGGTGCCGTACGTCGAGTTCCTCAACTTCGCCTTCGTCTGGCTCGCGGTCCACCAGCTCGGATTCCTGCGCGCGGACGGGCGGCTGGGGCGGCCGTACGTCCTCGCGGGCGCCGGACTCGCGGGGGCCGCGCTGCTGGTGGCGTACGGGCCGTATCCGCTGTCGATGGTCGGGATGCCCGGCGAGAAGATCTCCAACATGGCACCGCCGACCTTCGCGCTGCTGTGCCACGGGCTGTGGCTGGTCGGCGCGGTGGAGCTGCTGCGGGAGCCCGCGGGGCGGTGGCTGCGCCGGCCGCGGGTGTGGCGGACCGTCGTCGCCGCCAACGGTGTGTCCATGACGGCCTTCCTGTGGCACCTCACGGCGATGCTCGGCGTGTACGGGGTGCTGCTCGCCGCGGGGGCGCGGCTGCCGGAGCCCGCGACGGGGGGCTGGTGGGCGCAGGTGCCGCTGCGGATCGCGGCGGCGATGGTGGTCACGGGGGTGCTCGTCGCGGTGTTCCGGCGGTTCGAACGGCCTTCTGCGAGAGGGAAAGTGAAGGTATCCCCGGAGGTATCCACGGAGGTATCTCCGGAGGTATCCCCGGACGTCTCCTCCGGTGGCGCGGGCCCTGCTGCCGCGGGCCCTGTTGCGGCGGCCGGTGTCGCCCTCTGCCTCTTCGGTGTGCTCGGGCTGTCCATGGTCGGCTTCGGGGGGCTCCTGGAAGGCCGTACGGCGATGCTGATCGCGGTGCGGGTGACGGCTCCGGTGGCCGTGGCGATGACGCTCGTCGGGTGGCTGCTGGTGGAGCGGGCGGGGCGAGGACGCCCGGCGCTGCATAAATATGCAACGCAGGTGTAA
- a CDS encoding MHYT domain-containing protein — MGHMDHFSAGWVTPVLSYAMACVGSALGLRCTVRALEADGASKRNWLLLASIAIGSGIWTMHFIAMMGFSVDGTPIRYDVPLTVLSLLMSIAVVGAGVFTAGFGRSPVRAVLLGGLGTGVGVAAMHYTGMAALNLHGEVNYDPTLVIASVIIAVVAATAALTLTLIVRGPILATAAALVMGLAVVSMHYTGMWAVSISLAPSSASLSGATATEFIFPLAVVLGSFLFLTSAYVALSPTGKRDESAAAVELLRQVELSTA; from the coding sequence ATGGGACACATGGACCACTTCAGCGCAGGATGGGTCACTCCCGTCCTGTCCTACGCGATGGCTTGCGTCGGCTCGGCACTCGGACTGAGGTGCACGGTCAGGGCTCTTGAGGCCGACGGCGCCTCGAAGCGCAACTGGCTGCTGCTGGCCTCCATCGCCATCGGGTCCGGCATCTGGACCATGCACTTCATCGCCATGATGGGCTTCTCGGTCGACGGGACGCCCATCCGTTACGACGTCCCGCTCACCGTGCTCAGCCTGCTGATGTCGATCGCGGTCGTCGGCGCGGGCGTCTTCACCGCCGGGTTCGGACGGTCTCCCGTACGGGCCGTGCTGCTCGGCGGGCTCGGTACCGGCGTCGGCGTCGCCGCCATGCACTACACCGGCATGGCCGCGCTCAACCTGCACGGCGAGGTCAACTACGACCCCACCCTCGTCATCGCCTCCGTCATCATCGCCGTCGTCGCCGCGACCGCCGCGCTCACGCTCACCCTCATCGTGCGCGGGCCGATCCTCGCCACCGCGGCCGCGCTCGTCATGGGCCTCGCGGTCGTCAGCATGCACTACACCGGCATGTGGGCCGTCAGCATCAGCCTCGCGCCCAGCAGCGCGTCGCTGTCCGGGGCCACGGCCACCGAGTTCATCTTCCCGCTCGCCGTGGTGCTCGGCTCGTTCCTCTTCCTGACCTCCGCGTACGTCGCGCTGTCCCCGACCGGGAAGCGGGACGAGTCGGCCGCCGCCGTCGAACTGCTGCGTCAGGTCGAGCTCTCCACGGCCTGA
- a CDS encoding sensor histidine kinase, protein MRVPRTPARLRPRSVRAKIVALLMLPIVSLMALWGFAAVTTASSIGALETAKDVNSELLAPVGDFVTALQGERSATLRYVAAPSGSGLAALKTARTATDKAASALLDGVNASSSDAALLDTGLPARITRLQSDAGGLPTLRTEVGVKGAAPSDAFTKYSAIIEHGFSVTGALTGDQNTDATSEARVVLELSRAREAVSQEQALLAAGRGTGTLTTNQYALFAGAVATQRSLLKPAVADLKSEHRAAYNSVLESDSYTRLQAVENRVRSAGPGASAVSAGLVTGWDGSSSAVLKGLTKAEAGAGTAAAAKANPFGWDTLGASGVAVVLGLVGVLLSLLVSVLVGRGLIVELLDLRNSALEVAGRRLPQAMRRLHAGQGVDIDLEAPMRRLVGDELAQVGTALTAVQRAALKAASERAELLSGISGVYVSLARRSQVLLHRQLDLLSTMEQRQQDVLELQDLYRVDYLATRMRRHSESLLILSGIAPGRSWRTPIPLADVLRAAVAEIEDATRVQIWAVPRVSVAGGSVADVIHLLAELVENAAAFSPPSTKVQLRAARMRDGVLIEVEDSGFGMNEEAMADANRKIQAQKVDLLDAKQIGLFVVNRLAERQGLRVELRQSPNGGVTAAVLIPEQLLRDDMPVHDRAVAEGGVQGQGRSLAPASALIPRQRLSGNGA, encoded by the coding sequence ATGCGTGTCCCCCGCACGCCCGCCCGGCTGCGTCCCAGATCGGTTCGCGCGAAGATCGTCGCCCTGCTCATGCTGCCCATCGTGTCCCTCATGGCGCTGTGGGGCTTCGCCGCCGTGACCACGGCCTCCAGCATCGGCGCCCTGGAGACGGCCAAGGACGTCAACTCCGAACTCCTCGCCCCCGTCGGCGACTTCGTCACCGCCCTGCAGGGCGAGCGGTCCGCCACCCTGCGGTACGTGGCCGCGCCGAGCGGCAGCGGCCTCGCCGCCCTGAAGACCGCGCGGACCGCCACCGACAAGGCCGCCTCCGCGCTCCTCGACGGCGTCAACGCGTCCAGCTCCGACGCCGCGCTGCTGGACACCGGACTGCCCGCCCGCATCACCCGCCTCCAGAGCGACGCGGGCGGCCTTCCGACCCTGCGTACCGAGGTCGGCGTGAAGGGCGCGGCACCCTCCGACGCGTTCACGAAGTACTCCGCGATCATCGAGCACGGCTTCTCCGTCACCGGTGCGCTCACCGGCGACCAGAACACCGACGCGACCAGCGAGGCCCGCGTCGTCCTCGAACTCTCCCGCGCCCGCGAGGCCGTCTCCCAGGAGCAGGCCCTGCTGGCCGCCGGGCGGGGGACCGGGACGCTGACCACGAACCAGTACGCGCTGTTCGCCGGGGCCGTCGCCACGCAGCGGTCGCTGCTGAAGCCCGCGGTCGCCGATCTGAAGAGCGAGCACCGGGCGGCGTACAACTCCGTCCTGGAGAGCGACAGTTACACGCGGCTCCAGGCCGTCGAGAACCGTGTACGCAGCGCCGGGCCGGGGGCCTCCGCCGTGTCCGCGGGTCTCGTCACGGGCTGGGACGGCTCCTCCTCGGCCGTGCTGAAGGGCCTGACCAAGGCCGAGGCGGGGGCCGGGACCGCGGCCGCCGCGAAGGCGAACCCGTTCGGCTGGGACACGCTCGGCGCGTCCGGCGTCGCGGTGGTGCTCGGCCTCGTCGGTGTGCTGCTGTCGCTGCTGGTGTCCGTGCTCGTCGGCCGCGGGCTGATCGTGGAACTGCTGGATCTGCGGAACTCCGCGCTGGAGGTGGCCGGACGGCGGCTGCCGCAGGCCATGCGGCGGCTGCATGCCGGGCAGGGCGTCGACATCGACCTCGAGGCGCCCATGCGGCGACTGGTGGGCGACGAACTGGCACAGGTGGGTACCGCCCTGACCGCCGTGCAGCGGGCCGCGCTCAAGGCCGCGTCCGAGCGCGCCGAACTGCTGAGCGGGATCTCCGGCGTGTACGTCAGCCTCGCGCGCCGCAGCCAGGTGCTGCTCCACCGCCAGCTGGACCTGCTCTCGACGATGGAGCAGCGCCAGCAGGACGTTCTCGAACTCCAGGACCTCTACCGGGTCGACTACCTCGCCACCCGTATGCGCCGCCACTCCGAGAGCCTCCTCATCCTCTCCGGCATCGCGCCCGGGCGTAGCTGGCGCACCCCGATCCCCCTCGCGGACGTGCTGCGCGCCGCCGTCGCGGAGATCGAGGACGCGACACGGGTCCAGATCTGGGCCGTACCGCGGGTCTCGGTGGCCGGCGGTTCGGTCGCCGACGTGATCCACCTCCTCGCCGAGCTCGTCGAGAACGCCGCCGCCTTCTCGCCGCCCAGCACCAAGGTGCAGCTGCGGGCCGCGCGGATGCGGGACGGTGTCCTCATCGAGGTCGAGGACAGCGGTTTCGGTATGAACGAGGAGGCCATGGCCGACGCCAACCGGAAGATCCAGGCGCAGAAGGTCGACCTGCTCGACGCCAAGCAGATCGGTCTCTTCGTGGTGAACCGGCTGGCCGAGCGGCAGGGCCTGCGGGTGGAGCTGAGGCAGTCGCCGAACGGTGGCGTCACCGCGGCGGTGCTCATCCCCGAGCAGCTGCTCCGTGACGACATGCCGGTGCATGACCGTGCGGTCGCCGAAGGAGGCGTACAGGGTCAGGGGCGGTCCCTGGCTCCGGCGTCCGCGCTGATCCCGAGGCAGCGGCTTTCGGGCAACGGCGCGTAG